Proteins encoded by one window of Apium graveolens cultivar Ventura unplaced genomic scaffold, ASM990537v1 ctg4044, whole genome shotgun sequence:
- the LOC141701553 gene encoding uncharacterized protein LOC141701553: MTRDTFMNHRTLHRLGCLPHYNPDMSSSAYSDALKGLGKAFKLPKKNAVGGSGSNASAEEGSQSNAVPNPEPEVHVNQSTPEHNVELDMGNEFDNLEDLGPIGEVPGADSGRRRKRLRTVGSKPPRAENYEAGSGSGAGKGKAVDVDSPDKDGPALEEKVARFMAGIPSQAQWSKMNESGSDATMKECSRLWGQLGGYMAGSASLTYNEIKGFRSSVADKDAEISRLRDQIIEKDNSLFGLNKNLNEVTIRADNAEREVSGLKSELAELRRQMSVVRPEAEVIDEFKRSEEYDRALANAGAPEIARCWLVAERHIKTNPEADWDSFVSEFIKAKEDIELGLGEPEPFDGPCPSFIPPSAPDA, encoded by the exons ATGACCCGAGACACCTTTATGAATCATAGAACTTTGCATAGGCTGGGCT GTTTACCACATTATAATCCGGACATGTCGTCCTCCGCTTATAGTGATGCTCTGAAAGGTTTGGGCAAGGCTTTCAAGTTGCCAAAAAAGAATGCTGTTGGTGGATCCGGATCGAACGCCTCGGCCGAGGAGGGGTCACAGAGCAATGCCGTCCCCAATCCGGAGCCTGAAGTTCATGTGAACCAATCCACTCCGGAGCATAATGTTGAGTTGGATATGGGTAATGAGTTTGACAATCTTGAGGATCTGGGTCCTATCGGGGAGGTTCCGGGTGCTGATTCTGGGCGGAGGAGGAAGAGGCTCCGGACTGTTGGGTCAAAACCTCCTAGGGCTGAAAATTATGAAGCTGGCTCTGGGTCCGGGGCTGGCAAAGGGaaagcagttgatgtggatagtCCGGATAAAGATGGTCCGGCGCTGGAGGAGAAGGTGGCTCGCTTCATGGCTGGGATTCCGAGTCAAGCTCAGTGGAGTAAGATGAATGAGTCCGGATCTGATGCCACTATGAAGGAGTGTTCCCGGCTCTGGGGTCAG CTTGGTGGATATATGGCCGGATCCGCCTCTCTTACTTACAATGAGATTAAAGGTTTCCGGAGCTCTGTTGCTGATAAGGATGCTGAGATTAGTCGGCTCCGGGACCAAATCATTGAGAAGGATAACTCTTTGTTCGGGTTGAACAAGAATCTGAATGAAGTGACTATCCGGGCTGATAACGCGGAGAGGGAGGTTTCTGGTTTAAAATCCGAATTGGCAGAGCTCCGGAGGCAAATGTCTGTTGTTCGTCCGGAGGCTGAGGTTATCGATGAGTTTAAAAGATCTGAGGAGTACGATAGGGCCCTTGCCAATGCTGGTGCTCCGGAGATAGCTCGCTGCTGGCTGGTTGCTGAGCGACACATCAAGACTAATCCGGAGGCCGATTGGGATAGCTTCGTCTCCGAGTTTATCAAGGCTAAGGAAGACATTGAGCTCGGATTGGGGGAACCGGAGCCATTTGACGGCCCCTGTCCCAGTTTCATTCCTCCCAGTGCTCCGGACGCTTGA